The following proteins are encoded in a genomic region of Phragmites australis chromosome 9, lpPhrAust1.1, whole genome shotgun sequence:
- the LOC133929318 gene encoding pathogen-associated molecular patterns-induced protein A70-like, which translates to MDSADVTPFGAWASIRGYFTPATLFLLVNLVIGTIALTSRSHQRRRREHHDDGHPHPRHQEPLQQLHPHQQQEYHYYQQQPLYATPPPAPLARTSSVLDRLRSLGLYRFRSGDFPPEYGAAGATHTQDVFSPVEETTKQAHCARSRSEPAPAREEKRTATKTKKSGSEVRKAQVARAPASRVVEEDEAVDARAEEFIGSFRRQPSPPKVEYHYQEEYVPPPAPAPAPLARTSSVLDRLRSLGLYGFLAPEQPTAASTPARDGFPNATPVDEKKQAHAHYDRSRSEPAWGQGKKEKKQGVEARMSKSSSGAKKAAAPNLGEEETDKCIDARAEAFINNFKRERSQQQLHHDQEEHVPLPPQAPAPLARTSSVLDRLRSFGLYLRSGDLGHEDPVPASTPAADEKKQARYGRSRSEPEREQGKEKKQGAEARMSKSSSEAGVVEAEAEQCVDARADDFINKFRQQLQLQRLNSLLNYKEMLNRGGSKQ; encoded by the coding sequence ATGGACAGCGCCGACGTGACGCCGTTCGGCGCGTGGGCGTCGATCCGGGGCTACTTCACCCCGGCGACGCTCTTCCTCCTCGTCAACCTCGTCATCGGCACCATCGCGCTCACCTCCCGCTCccaccagcgccgccgccgggagCACCACGACGACGGGCACCCCCACCCCCGCCACCAAGAGCCTCTCCAACAGCTCCACCCACATCAGCAGCAGGAGTACCACTACtaccagcagcagccgctgTACGCAACGCCGCCGCCTGCGCCGCTCGCGCGCACGTCCTCTGTCCTGGACCGGCTCCGCTCGCTCGGCCTCTACCGCTTCCGCTCCGGCGACTTCCCACCCGAGTACGGCGCTGCTGGGGCGACCCACACGCAGGATGTGTTCTCTCCTGTGGAAGAGACGACGAAGCAGGCTCACTGCGCCAGGAGCCGGTCCGAGCCGGCGCCCGCGCGGGAGGAGAAGAGGACGGCGACGAAGACGAAGAAGTCGGGCTCGGAGGTGAGGAAGGCGCAGGTAGCTCGGGCTCCGGCAAGCAGGGTGGTCGAGGAGGACGAGGCCGTGGACGCGAGGGCGGAGGAATTCATTGGCAGTTTCAGGCGGCAACCGTCGCCGCCAAAAGTAGAGTACCACTACCAAGAAGAGTACGTTCCTCCTCCGGCGCCCGCGCCTGCGCCGCTCGCGCGCACGTCGTCCGTCCTGGACCGCCTCCGCTCCCTGGGCCTCTACGGCTTCCTCGCTCCTGAGCAACCCACCGCCGCATCAACCCCAGCCAGAGATGGCTTCCCCAACGCCACCCCGGTGGACGAGAAGAAGCAAGCGCACGCGCACTATGACAGGAGCCGGTCCGAGCCGGCGTGGGGTCAGggtaagaaggagaagaaacaaGGGGTAGAGGCAAGAATGTCCAAGTCGAGCTCGGGGGCGAAGAAGGCCGCCGCTCCGAACCtaggggaggaggagacggaCAAGTGCATCGACGCGAGGGCGGAAGCATTTATTAACAATTTCAAGCGAGAACGGTCGCAGCAGCAACTGCACCACGACCAAGAAGAACACGTTCCACTTCCACCTcaggcgccggcgccgctgGCGCGCACGTCGTCCGTCCTGGACCGCCTCCGCTCCTTCGGCCTCTACCTCCGCTCCGGCGACCTCGGTCACGAGGACCCCGTTCCCGCGTCAACCCCAGCCGCGGACGAGAAGAAGCAGGCGCGCTACGGCAGGAGCCGGTCGGAGCCGGAGCGGGAGCAGGGCAAGGAGAAGAAGCAGGGGGCGGAggcaaggatgagcaagtcgagctcggaggccggcgtagtggaggcggaggcggaacAGTGCGTGGACGCGAGGGCGGACGACTTCATCAACAAGTTcaggcagcagctgcagctgcagagGCTCAACTCGCTGCTCAACTACAAGGAGATGCTCAACCGCGGCGGCAGCAAGCAATAG